CCATGGATCCGGAAAGTCGCCGTATGCTGCAAGTAACCATTGAAGACGCTATTGGTTGTGACCAGTTATTCACTACCTTGATGGGTGACCAAGTTGAACCACGTCGTGAATTCATTGAAGCCAACGCGCTTAAAGTTGAAAACCTAGACGTATAGTCTCAACCGACTTATACGACACACATTATTAAAGCGGCTTTCGAGCCGCTTTTTTTATGGCTAAGGGTTGAAAAATTAGACTAAAGGTTTGCTCTGTGTTTAGTGCCAAGCATATAGTAGAGGGTGTAATGCAATGGAGTACGTCAAGACAACTATGCGACACTTCAGGATTAGTAAACAAAGGAATGAATAATGCGGTATGGCTTACTCTTAATAACAGCGCTTTTGGCCCTAGGCTGCACAGAAAAGTCCTCACTGACGGAGTCGCAACGCCGTTATAACCACGCGATTAATGAGCAAAACCAAATCATTATAAAGGCGAATGATTACTTAAACTCAAATATCAGTGGCAATATTACTGCTGATATTACGCACTTAATCTACGCTAAAGAACAGCTATCAAACGCAAAACAGGTGCTTATAAAAGCGAAAATAGTCGGTATTAAATCACCTGAGGTTAACTTATTGTCCGACAGGCTGAGCGAGTACGACCTGGTAGCGGCAACTGAAGCAATGCGACTCATTGAACTTGCGATAGAGAAAACAATTCAATTCAGGCGTGCTGTTGATGACATGCCTCTTGTGCCACTAAGTGGTGCGTCCCTCGAAAGCGACCATATGATCAAATATATGGGCCAAGAATATAACGGAGAACTTAACGCGTGTTGTATATCTACCCTTAAGGATATAGAAGTGTTTCTACGGGGAAGTGATCAAGATACTTATTGGTCATTGAGAAAGCACATTTTAAATTTAGAGATGTCGTTATCGCGTTTCTTAGGAGACGATAAGTTTAAAGTAGATTATGAAAGGTCTATTGAAGAACTATCGACCAACATAGAAAAGCTCAAAGATTTATCAGTTGAAAGGAATCAATAGAATGACCTTACTATCGAAGTGTGGTGTAGCAGTGACCTTAACAATGATGATGTTTGAGGCAACCGCCTTGAATAATGTTGATAAGTATCAGATGCCTACTTCAGCCGTGTCAGTTAATGAGAGTAACGATACTCGCTCCAAAAATGAAGAGGGCAAAGCTTTTGTTTTCGACGTTGGCAAGTTATTAGGTAATGGTAAAAAAAATAGAGCTAATCCATTAATCAACAATAATGTTTCTCTAGATAACGGTGTATTTGGCCTAATGTATGGGACAACGATTTCAGAAATGACCGCGTTATTTGGTGTTCCAACTTCAGAGTACAAAATTGATGAAGAACACACACTTTATTCGTACGGGAGAAATTTGTGGGTTTTAACAAAGCATAATCGCGTGATCCGCATACAAAATGACAACAGATGGATTCCAAAGCGCTTGTCGAACTACATGGCATTTGACGAGCGACCTACGAACAACTGGGTAATAGTGAAGGATGTAAAAAAAGGGGATAGTAAGAAAACGCTTATTGAAAGGTTGAGTGGGAGCTTTGTGAACGATACTACTTATCGAATACAGAACAAAGAAACAGGCATTTACATAGATATTGAATTAGCACTTGCGAGTGTGTCTAAGGACGAAGACTGGACTGTATATAATTACGTATATGGCCACGTTGACGACGAGAGTGATATCACGCTTTCAAGCTTTCCAGATAATGTCATCTCTTACCAAGACCTATATACCATTATAATAGATAATCGTTTAGAAGAAGAAAGTACCAACATTGGTGAACTAAAATTATCGCCCATTTTCACAGCAGCAACACAACACGGAAACCTATTATTTGTTTATGACAACCATTTAGCCATCATTTCAAGTGACAATGAAATTGAGAAAGTACTGTTGTCTAACGCATTTTTTGATACCAAAGCCAAAGCAACGAAATGGCGATATGGAGAACTCTATTCGAGGCAAAGTAGTAACTTAATCAAAAAAATGTTTGAAGATAAAATCTTTGAATTGGCGGATAATTATTGGGAGCTAGATTTAAAAGGCTTTAAGTACGACTTAATATTCGACAAGTCCGCATCAGGTGAAATGGAATTAGCTGAGATAGAGTTTCAAGCGTTCTAGTAAAAACGTATGGTGGCCTACTATCAGACCACCAAATATAATCAATGAAATAACTATAGCTTGCTAACCACTAGCGCAATTTCGCCAGCACTGGCAGGACTAATGGTGAAACGGTATTTGCCCGTTGATGAAGGCGTAAACTGAAGGTTCTCTGAGCCTTGCTCACAGATTAAGTAAACCGTGGCTCCCAACATTACAGGTTGACCCTTATATTTGCCTCCACAGCTCTGTGAGGGCGTCCATTTTGCGTCTGAAAGACGAAAGTCGTAAGGTTGACCGTCGGCAATGAGTTCAACATCTACCACCCAACCTGTACTGGTACTCTTAAATTTGTAGCTTGGGTCTGCTTCCCACCAGTTGAAAACACCACGCAAAAACATGTTTTCGAACTGAATTCGTGGTGTATCCGGCATGATCTCTGGAATATTGAAACTGCCACTACTTGAACATGCAGAAAGCGCAATACAAAGAGTAAGAATACTAAATAACTTTTTCACAACTACTCCATGGGGTAAAAAAAAGCCCAACACTTCGTTGGGCTTTTAATTTAAGTGGTAGATGCAAGCACCACCAAAATGATTAGCCTAAGACTTTGCAAGGATAGATATATCTGCAGTCGTTAGGAAAAGTTGCCTTAAAAGTGACAACAAAGCAAGTCTGTTTTGTTTCACTGCTGCATCGTCAGCCATTACCATAACATTATCAAAGAAGTTATCTATTACTTCACGTAGCGTAGCTAACGTTGTCAAAATACGCTGATAATCTTGTGACGCTAATGCTTCATTTACCTGCAACTGCGCAGTTACTAATGCAGAATTCAATGCTTTTTCAGCATCTTCAGCCAGTAGCGCTGAATCAATGTGAACCTCGCTAGTAACCTCTACACTTTGTTTAGCAAGAATGTTGGCAACCCGTTTATTTGCTGCGGCAAGCGCTTCAGATTCCTCTAACGCTTTAAATGCCGCAACAGCGTTAACCCGAGCAAGATAATCCGCAGGCTTGGTAGGGCGACGCGCTGCTACCGCTTGGATAACATCTATCGCTACGTCTTGGTCTTGCAATAAAGCGGTGAATCGACCCAGAACGAAATCGACAACTTGGGTCTGTGTGTCTTGATTGGTAAGCTTATTACCATAAACATCGACCGCTTTTGCTACAAGTACGTCTAAATCAAGCGGCAACGATAGCTCTGTAATAATTCGAAGCACACCAATTGCTGCACGGCGAAGCGCAAAAGGATCTTTATCACCTTTTGGTAGTTGGCCAATACCAAATATACCTACAAGGGTATCGAGCTTATCTGCAAGCGCAACCGATGCACTTACTCCCGAACTTGGCAATGAATCACCAGCAAATCGCGGCATATACTGCTCGTAAAGCGCTTCGGCTACTGGTGCATCTTCACCGTCGTTTAATGCATAGTACTTACCCATCACACCTTGAACGTCTGGAAACTCCATTACCATGTTTGACATAAGGTCAGTCTTGGCAAGTAAGCCTGCGCGTGCAGCTTGCGTTTCATTTGCATCAATTTGTGTAGCTATAAACCCAGCCAAGGCAGAAATGCGCTCAGATTTCTCTTTAAGTGTACCGAGTTGTTTTTGAAACAGCACAGTTGCCAAGCTATCTAAGCGGCTTTCTAGGGTAGTCTTCTTATCACTATTGAAGAAGAACTCAGCGTCAGCGAGACGAGGGCGGATAACTTTTTCGTTACCTGAAATTACCTGCGTTGGATCTTGGCTTTCAATGTTACTTACGAATAAGAACGTATTTGACAGATTGCCGGATGAATCAAGCAGTGGCACATATTTTTGGTCATCTTTCATGGTGTAGATAAGCGCTTCTTTAGGTACTTCTAAAAACGCTTTATCAAAACCTGCTTGTAGCACTACAGGCCATTCTACCAATGACGCAATCTCTTCTAGCAACTCTTCGTTGTAATCTGGTGCAAGCGATAGCGTTTTAGCGGCATCCTCTAGTTGCTGTCGTACTTTATCTTTACGTGCTTCAAAGTCCGCAAGTACATACTGTTTTTCCAATGCTGCTGCATAGTTGTCAGCATGGTCAAGTTCGAAGCGCGACTCACCATGGAAACGGTGCCCTTGCACTGTACGTCCGCTTGTAAGACCAAGTACAGATACATTCACCACTTCACTGCCATACAGCACACACAACGTGTGAACAGGGCGGATAAACTGCGTATTGTAGTTGCCCCAACGCATTGGCTTTGGTATTGGTAGTTTACTTACTGCTTGGTTAATTAATCCTTCAAGCAATTGGGCTACTGATTGACCAGGTACATGCGCTTTGTGAAGCAACCACTCGCCTTTATCAGTCACTAAGCGCTCAGCTTCTTCAACGCTGATGCCATTTCCACGAGCCCAGCCTTGTGCAGCTTTAGTGGGGTTACCATCTGCATCAAACGCCGCTGAAACTGCTGGTCCGCGCTTTTCTACAACTTTATCAGCCTGACCTTCAGCAAGCGCTGACACATAAACAGCTAAACGACGAGGCGCGGCAAACCAGCTAACAGAACCAAAACTTAGATCTGCTTGCGTTAGCGCTGCTTCAAACTGAGTGGCAAATGCTTCGCCTAGCGATTTCAGCGCTTTTGGTGGAAGCTCTTCAGTACCTAATTCTACTAAACAATTCTCTGTACGCACGCTTATGCCTCCTTGTTACATAGTGGGAAGCCTAACGCTTCACGTGCTTGGTAATAACTTTCTGCACATGCTTTGGCAAGTGTACGAACACGAAGGATATAACGTTGACGCTCTGTTACTGAAATTGCGTGGCGTGCATCCAATAAGTTAAATGCATGCGATGCTTTCATTACTTGCTCGTAAGCAGGTAGAGGTAGGTTATTCTCAATTAATTTCTGGCTTTCTGCTTCACATTCGTCGAAGGTTCTAAATAGCGCATCTACGTTAGCGTGCTCAAAGTTATAGGTAGACTGTTCGACTTCGTTTTGATGGAACACGTCTCGATAGGTGACTTTGCCCATTGGGCCGTCAGTCCATACCAGGTCGTAAATACTGTCAACGCCTTGTACATACATGGCCAAACGCTCAAGACCATAAGTGATTTCGCCAGTAACAGGCTTACACTCTATGCCGCCAACTTGCTGGAAGTAGGTGAACTGAGTGACTTCCATACCGTTTAGCCATACTTCCCAACCAAGACCCCATGCACCAAGCGTTGGAGATTCCCAGTTGTCTTCTACAAAGCGAATATCGTGAACTAACGGATCAAAACCTAACTCTTTCAATGAGCCCAAATACAACTCCTGAATATTGTCAGGCGAAGGCTTCAGCATTACTTGAAATTGATAGTAATGTTGTAAGCGGTTTGGGTTTTCGCCGTAACGACCATCTGTTGGGCGTCGGCACGGTTGAACATAGGCGCTACTCATTGGCTCTGGACCTAGAGAACGGAGGAAGGTCATAGGGTGAAACGTACCTGCACCCACTTCCATATCCAGAGGCTGAATAATAACGCAGCCCTGACGCGCCCAGTAATCTTGAAGCGCAAGGATCAACCCTTGAAAGGTTTTAATATCGTATTTCTGCATACATCCGCTGCTTATTAGTTATCTGACTAAAATAAAGGTGGGATAGTATACAATTTGTAGGGCATAGTATGTAGGTGTAAAGGGTGAAAAAACGTCACGAAAGCCTTCAATACAGCAAGGAAATGCAAATTCATGGTGCCAGATCAATTAAATCGATGTGGTTGGGTGGGTAACGACCCAATTTATCAAGCATATCACGACAATGAGTGGGGAATTCCCGAAACCGATAGCCAAGCGCTTTTTGCAAAACTGTGTTTAGATGGTCAACAAGCGGGATTATCGTGGATCACCATTTTAAAAAAACAACAAAACTATGAGAACGCGTTTCACCAGTTTAACCCTGTGAAAATAGCAACAATGACAGACAGTGACGTTGAACGTTTAATGCACGATAAGGGAATTGTCAGAAATAAGCTTAAGATAGAGTCGATTATTCGTAATGCTAAAGGGTATTTAGCAATAGAAAAGAGCCAACCTTTTAGTGAGTTTATATGGCAATTTACAGACGGAAAAACCGTTGTAAATCAATGGAAAGATTTTAGGGAAGCGCCAACATCAACTGAAGCTTCCAAGGCAATGTCTAAAGCATTAAAAAAACAAGGGTTCAATTTTGTGGGAGAAACGATTTGCTACGCCTTTATGCAGGCAGTTGGTATGGTGAACGATCATGAAGTTGGGTGTCATTGTTACGACAAAGCGTGTCGCGCTGCTATCAAATAAGTAGGACTGTGTGATAACAACGCGTGTATTACGCCTATTGTGTAAGCGTTTCGCAATAGGCCTGCAGTGCTGGCAATTCTGCTAACACTTTTGTTTCATATTCTGACTCAATTTGTTCCCGCGCAATATCCTGTTTTCTTCGCTCACTTTTCGACAACTTTTGGCGTGCTTCTAAAATGGCAAAGCCGCTGACCTCGGTAAACAGCGCGTATATGTGTGGGTATTGCGCCTTAAAGTCTGGCGGTGAAACTATTGGCAATGCATTGAGCAGATTTACAATGCGAATTACGCCTTCGGACAATTCACATTGCTGCTGTTCCATTGCTTTAGCAATTAACACCAAACTCTCGGTAATTGTACCTATTCGCGACTGACGGGTGGCTTCTTGTCTGATCTTTTGCTGTTTAAGTAAAAACAGCAATTTACCGGCATAAAAACCAAGACCGAGAATAATGAGAATTGCGATGCCTGAAAGTACTGCCCAAAGCATAAGTTACCCTGAAATTATTACTGCTTAAAGTCGTCGATGTTAATAGCGTCTAAATCACTAAACGGATCTATATCGTCATCTTCATCGTCGTCTTCAACGATACCTAGCAAGTCGCAAAGAATGCGGTGACGGGCCATCTTCTCATCAACATAAGCCTGCTGTTCTCGTGTAAGCGGCTTATCGTCGTCTAGCTTATCAAGTAAATCTGATAGACGTTGATCGGCTTCTAGTGCCGCTAATTCTTGCGCTGGGGTAGCATACTTTTTCTTTTGAGCTGGTGTAGGCGTTACCGACGTTTTTACCAATTGGATTGGTTTTTTACTGCCGATACGAGGATCTTTCTTCTCGGCACTTTTTTTACCAGAAACTTTCTGTTGCTCTACATTATGGCGGCTACCCGCTGGCTTGCCTTTATGCTTTTTGGGGCGGGGCGAGTCTGATTTGCGGTTTTCGCTTGGTTTGAAGTCTGGGTCTTTTCGAACGCCGATAAGGCCGACTTTACGAGATTTCTTAGAACGTGCCATAATTTCCAATTAACAAAGAGAGTGAAAAAACAACGCTATTATAGCGCGAATTCGCTTGCGCGTATTGATCTTTGGGTGAAGTTTAAAAAATCAATTGAAACCAGAGCCTTTATAAAATAACGCAACATCATTGGTGGGGAATACGACGTTGAATCCATCTCGTTGGGCTAAATACTGAAAGGTTGATTCACTAAAGAAACACACATGCGTTGGATCGTTTTTATAGTGCCAACTAGCGAAGCGCGCTTTATCAATTACACGTTTTGTCATCACCGCTAATATTCCATCTTCTGCCAATAAGCGACAGAACATTGCCCATTCGCGATGAGGTTGATGAAAATGCTCTATAGCTTCAGTGCAGGTGATAATGTTATAGGTGTGTTGTAATGCTTCAGGGATGTTGGCAAAAAAGGGATCATATACTCTAGTGCTAACACCAAGCTCTTCTAACATTTGTGCTAGTACCGGAGCTGGACCACAACCAAAATCTAATGCCTTTAATTCACTTCCCTTATTAGATGAGATATAAGCTGAAAGTGGCGTTAAAACCTTTCCAAGAAACTTTCTATAACCTTCATCCTCAAAATTATTCTCATGCAGGTCATATTCCTGCTTCTCTTTCTCTTGAGAGGGAAGGTATTCAGGGGCTACGTAAACCAAATCGCACACTGTACATTGCAGGTAATGGCGCTTTTTATCTGTAGCATAGTCGATACTAGAATGAGAATGTTGGCAAAGCGGACAAGACATAAACGATTATTAAGCAAATACAGGAATGTAATTATTTTTGGGGTTATAAAAAAGAAAAAGGTGATGGTTTTCACCATCACCTTACATTGTATGAGTGTCAGATGACACCTCTCCCGTTATACACATCTATGTGTAAGCTGGCTTCCCTAGCTTTGCTCCCCTTATTCTTGTTTTTAGCAGAGCGCTATTGTTGTTGTTGGCCTTCGTGGCTCTTTATCCCGTCATCCATGTTGTATTTTTATTATTATTCTTGTTATTTAGCTTGTAGCTTTTCAAAGGCTCCTACAAACTACGCCGTTAGATTACACGAATAATTTCAAAATACAACTTTTTCGGTAACAAATTTTTAACAACAGTGCTTAAAAAAAGAACGGTTTAGTGTAAGCCTGCGATATAGTTAGATAAAATTTCGATATCTTCGTCGGTTAATTTCATCGCAATGTCACGCATCATGCCGTTCATATCATTATGACGCTGGCCTGAGCGGAAGGCTTTCAGCTGTGAAGCCGTGTATGTTGCGTGCTGACCACTGATGTCAGGGAAA
The DNA window shown above is from Alteromonas sp. KC3 and carries:
- the glyS gene encoding glycine--tRNA ligase subunit beta, with the protein product MRTENCLVELGTEELPPKALKSLGEAFATQFEAALTQADLSFGSVSWFAAPRRLAVYVSALAEGQADKVVEKRGPAVSAAFDADGNPTKAAQGWARGNGISVEEAERLVTDKGEWLLHKAHVPGQSVAQLLEGLINQAVSKLPIPKPMRWGNYNTQFIRPVHTLCVLYGSEVVNVSVLGLTSGRTVQGHRFHGESRFELDHADNYAAALEKQYVLADFEARKDKVRQQLEDAAKTLSLAPDYNEELLEEIASLVEWPVVLQAGFDKAFLEVPKEALIYTMKDDQKYVPLLDSSGNLSNTFLFVSNIESQDPTQVISGNEKVIRPRLADAEFFFNSDKKTTLESRLDSLATVLFQKQLGTLKEKSERISALAGFIATQIDANETQAARAGLLAKTDLMSNMVMEFPDVQGVMGKYYALNDGEDAPVAEALYEQYMPRFAGDSLPSSGVSASVALADKLDTLVGIFGIGQLPKGDKDPFALRRAAIGVLRIITELSLPLDLDVLVAKAVDVYGNKLTNQDTQTQVVDFVLGRFTALLQDQDVAIDVIQAVAARRPTKPADYLARVNAVAAFKALEESEALAAANKRVANILAKQSVEVTSEVHIDSALLAEDAEKALNSALVTAQLQVNEALASQDYQRILTTLATLREVIDNFFDNVMVMADDAAVKQNRLALLSLLRQLFLTTADISILAKS
- the glyQ gene encoding glycine--tRNA ligase subunit alpha is translated as MQKYDIKTFQGLILALQDYWARQGCVIIQPLDMEVGAGTFHPMTFLRSLGPEPMSSAYVQPCRRPTDGRYGENPNRLQHYYQFQVMLKPSPDNIQELYLGSLKELGFDPLVHDIRFVEDNWESPTLGAWGLGWEVWLNGMEVTQFTYFQQVGGIECKPVTGEITYGLERLAMYVQGVDSIYDLVWTDGPMGKVTYRDVFHQNEVEQSTYNFEHANVDALFRTFDECEAESQKLIENNLPLPAYEQVMKASHAFNLLDARHAISVTERQRYILRVRTLAKACAESYYQAREALGFPLCNKEA
- a CDS encoding DNA-3-methyladenine glycosylase I; the encoded protein is MVPDQLNRCGWVGNDPIYQAYHDNEWGIPETDSQALFAKLCLDGQQAGLSWITILKKQQNYENAFHQFNPVKIATMTDSDVERLMHDKGIVRNKLKIESIIRNAKGYLAIEKSQPFSEFIWQFTDGKTVVNQWKDFREAPTSTEASKAMSKALKKQGFNFVGETICYAFMQAVGMVNDHEVGCHCYDKACRAAIK
- a CDS encoding DUF2489 domain-containing protein: MLWAVLSGIAILIILGLGFYAGKLLFLLKQQKIRQEATRQSRIGTITESLVLIAKAMEQQQCELSEGVIRIVNLLNALPIVSPPDFKAQYPHIYALFTEVSGFAILEARQKLSKSERRKQDIAREQIESEYETKVLAELPALQAYCETLTQ
- the yihI gene encoding Der GTPase-activating protein YihI; translation: MARSKKSRKVGLIGVRKDPDFKPSENRKSDSPRPKKHKGKPAGSRHNVEQQKVSGKKSAEKKDPRIGSKKPIQLVKTSVTPTPAQKKKYATPAQELAALEADQRLSDLLDKLDDDKPLTREQQAYVDEKMARHRILCDLLGIVEDDDEDDDIDPFSDLDAINIDDFKQ
- a CDS encoding class I SAM-dependent methyltransferase, which codes for MSCPLCQHSHSSIDYATDKKRHYLQCTVCDLVYVAPEYLPSQEKEKQEYDLHENNFEDEGYRKFLGKVLTPLSAYISSNKGSELKALDFGCGPAPVLAQMLEELGVSTRVYDPFFANIPEALQHTYNIITCTEAIEHFHQPHREWAMFCRLLAEDGILAVMTKRVIDKARFASWHYKNDPTHVCFFSESTFQYLAQRDGFNVVFPTNDVALFYKGSGFN